A stretch of DNA from Juglans microcarpa x Juglans regia isolate MS1-56 chromosome 5D, Jm3101_v1.0, whole genome shotgun sequence:
ataattaattaactaaatgcCGGAAGGTGACACATAACATAGTAATTTGTCAGTACACAGTACTCGACTCGATATTTCTAGATTGTTTTTCTCGTACAAACATTGCTTGTGCAGAAATTGCAGTGACTAATCAGCTATACAATTGTTGACTAATTCTGTTCATGGGAACTGAACTTCATAAATGTACTCTTATGGCTTCTCCATGCCTCCAGGAACCATAGATTATAATCGGGtagatgaaattaaattaaaaaagtaactaaTTTTCGAGGCATCATTGGGAGGAACTACAATAAAAAGGATTGTGCACATCACACAAGCCTATATTAATGTCTCAAACATGGAAAGTTGCAGGCTGCAGCATTTTGTGTTGTCTCCCACCAGTGACTACGCAACCAAGAACCCAGACGAGACAACCAATGCCAAAACTTCAGTTTTCTGTTCTACGATTAAATAAATGCAGTGGGGAAAAGATGAGAACAACGGCTAAGGAAACATCACAACACCTACAAAACACTCATTTCTGAAGTTGTGGCACCTATTTTAGGTAAAACTCATGTAAGATCTTAAGATTTGATAGGGAGTATAGAACTCTCCTAAGAACATATGATCCTCTATTAAAAGGTTCAAGGATAATGACACATaatatttgatggaagaatCATAAGACCCATGTGAAACCCACATAATCATGTTCCACCcatatttcaacaaaaaaaaaatcctgaatCTCGCAACAGTCAGCATTAGTTTCTAGCACAGCACATGCAAAATGGAGTTTTAGCTTCTTGAAGACTCCCTTAAACATTAAATATACAACGGCTTTCCTATTTTCACAATTCACAGTATACgaaaatgtaatttaaaacataacatagtACATTGCATTATAGGTAATACCTATAGTCACGTCCCCTCTACCCATCTACCATGGAGGAAACCTGTCGAGCATCCTTTCAGCTGGGACTTGAACAATAGCATaaaccccctcccccccaaatcaaaacaaaagaacagaGGAATTTAATAAAAGAGTTTCAAAACCTCATCATCAGATTTTGAAATGACAAAAAGAACGCCCTAAAGAGTTTTTCGATCCTATTCACCACCCTTGCAGACATAGGAAACagagataaaaaatatgtgaggAGGTTAGTAAGaaactcttgataagagtgagtcGGCCCTCTTTCGATAAATACACCCGTTTCCAAtcagccaaccttttctctatcttttccaccaccccatcccatatagctctagCCTTGAAAGTTGCTCCTAACagaagacccaaatatttcattggtaaAGAGGACACCTTACAATCAAAGATGCTTGCTAAACTGAGGATATTTGAGACCCACACCCACCAGAACCATCTCGGACTTATCAAGATTCACTTTAAGCCCcgacactgcttcaaagcaaagtaacaaTGCTCATAAGGTTTGGATCTGGCTATTATCTGCTACACAAAAGACTAAagtatcatctacaaaaagaAAGTGTGAAATGATAATAGGACCACCAGAGCCAATgcccacctgaaaaccagataaGAAACCTCCACCAACAGCGGCCTGCACCATCCGACTTAAAgtctccataactataacaaacaaAAGAGGACAAAGGATTTCCCTGCCGCAAATCCCaagaactataaaaaaaaccagcagGTGTACCGTTAATTAGAACTGAGAACCGGAcggttgaaatacaatgacgcatTCAGAATATCCACCTATCCCCAAAGTCACACCTCTCAAGCAAGTATAAGAGGAATTCtcagttcacatgatcataagccttctccatgtcaagcttaCAAAGAATACGTGAACTTCCCTCCTACAGTCTatgatccaagcactcatttgcaataagcactgaatcaagaatttgtctcccatgGATAAATACGTTCTGAGGGTTGGAAATAATATGTTCCAGCACAAGGCTTAACCAATTGGCAAGAACCTTCGAAATAATCTTCTAAACACCACTAACCAAACTTACTAATAGGAATGCAATGAAAAGAATATAAACTAACCCAGCTATTAATTTATGATCTGATGATAAAACCTATTAGAAAACCAGCTTCTGCTCATATGAACTTCTAACAAGCAGCAGATTACAAGTAATGCGACAGGAAGTGAAATCAGCTCACAGTACTACAATCACCACATCCTTCCCTCTTTCATCACAGAAAAAGAACATTATTTATGGAATGCACTGAACAAAAGCATAAGCATCTAACTTGAGTTTCCCAGTCTGTCAAAGTAGAAGCGAAGTTGCTATTGATGTTCAATATCTAAGcgaaaatattttccaaatccaTGTCAACATATACTGATAGTTCATTAATGTCCCTTGATTTAGACTCCTTTCCCACTTCTCAACCATGAATAAGCCCGCGAGGAGCACGAAAGCCCTCATACCAGGAACCCAAGAACGAAAATGGACCCTGGGCATGCTCTAACTAAAACGGATCAATTCACAACTAAAAATAAGGACTCGTTCAAATAGTTGTTGGaaaccaaacaataaataaaggTACAATTAAACAGTAAATTTGCTCCATATCGACAGGTTTTTCCCCCATTTTTACACTTTCAATGTAACAACAAAATctaaaggacaaaaaaaaaaaaaaaaaaaaaaaaacaaaagaaaaaaggtacaCATCATTTCTTCTACCTCATAAACTTACACATAAATTCGTCTCTGTCAGCTTGCACCCTGTGCTCAAATTTCCAAATTCTCCATCTGAATGCTGCTTTTCAGAGGCACATACTCCCCGAGATAGCCACCCAGATGGTCATGCAAAGCGGTCTTATCAATCCCCTGATGATGATAGCTCTTGCAAACATAGTAAAAGACGCTCTGCACCAACAACCCCACTAAATTCACAATCACCAACATCCCCACCAAGAATCCACCCACCACAATCCTCACAAAAACCCCATACTTGTACCCTCCGTGCACCACCACCGAGCTGAATACGCCCTCAATAACCAAGCAAATCACCAAATATACGAAAACGAGCACGCTAGCGTAAAAGGTCTTCCCCTTCAGCAATTCGTAGCTATTCTTCATCGCAGCGAACCCGTGTACCGTCTCCAGCACCGAAACCACGCTGGCCAAATGCCACAATGCTGTGATATAGACATGAGCAACAATAAAGAGCAAGAAGATGACCACCACAGACAGAAACAGCAAAAGGACGTTCTGGGTATCAATAGCTATGATCAATAACACCAAGAAAGCAACGAACACAAAATTGTAGGCCATCATCAAAAGAGAGACCCACAAAAATGTTACAAACAGGCGCTTGAAGACCTTGGGAATGGCTGACATTGTGGAGGAGAAAGAGACGGGCTTGGAGGTGTATAGGGAGGCAACTGTAAAGACGACAGCGGCGGTGGAGAGGAGGGAGAAGGCGAAAAGGAAGATGATGTAGAAGAActggaagaggaggaggagggtcCATTCGTGGCGGGTCTGGGACGGGTCGGTTTGTGAGTAGTTCTGGATCTGAACTAAGAGCGGGTGGGTGAAGAGGGAGTGAGCTAGGATTGcgaaggagagagggaagaTGAGGATCAGGGTGATAAGGTAGAAAGTCTTAGGGGA
This window harbors:
- the LOC121265251 gene encoding uncharacterized protein LOC121265251, coding for MRITFTHTNTLFIIPSPLLVSPFPFFLSDFSTSTSLFLSLFLSIFVFFFFFFLVLSFSDPYLDIHAAMDLAPEQLQYLTIPEILREAISIPKQSPKTFYLITLILIFPLSFAILAHSLFTHPLLVQIQNYSQTDPSQTRHEWTLLLLFQFFYIIFLFAFSLLSTAAVVFTVASLYTSKPVSFSSTMSAIPKVFKRLFVTFLWVSLLMMAYNFVFVAFLVLLIIAIDTQNVLLLFLSVVVIFLLFIVAHVYITALWHLASVVSVLETVHGFAAMKNSYELLKGKTFYASVLVFVYLVICLVIEGVFSSVVVHGGYKYGVFVRIVVGGFLVGMLVIVNLVGLLVQSVFYYVCKSYHHQGIDKTALHDHLGGYLGEYVPLKSSIQMENLEI